A window from Zingiber officinale cultivar Zhangliang chromosome 7A, Zo_v1.1, whole genome shotgun sequence encodes these proteins:
- the LOC122000805 gene encoding UDP-glucuronic acid decarboxylase 6-like, translating into MASETVNGGDQQTITKPPPLPSPLRFSKFFQSNLRILVTGGAGFIGSHLVDKLMENEKNEVIVIDNYFTGSKDNLKKWIGHPRFELIRHDVTETLLLEVDQIYHLACPASPIFYKYNPVKTIKTNVIGTLNMLGLAKRVGARILLTSTSEVYGDPIEHPQKEEYWGNVNPIGVRSCYDEGKRVAETLMFDYHRQHGLEIRIARIFNTYGPRMNIDDGRVVSNFIAQAIRGEPLTVQAPGTQTRSFCYVSDMVDGLIRLMDGDHTGPINIGNPGEFTMMELAEAVKELIDPKVPLKIVENTPDDPRQRKPDITKANELLGWEPKITLREGLPLMEEDFRQRLGVPKKQAN; encoded by the exons ATGGCATCGGAGACTGTCAATGGCGGCGATCAGCAAACTATCACGAAACCACCTCCACTCCCTTCGCCACTCCGATTTTCCAAATTTTTCCAG TCAAATCTGCGAATTTTGGTTACTGGAGGGGCTGGATTCATTGGCTCTCATCTCGTAGACAAGTTGATGGAAAACGAAAAGAATGAG GTTATTGTCATCGATAACTATTTCACTGGATCCAAAGATAACCTAAAGAAGTGGATTGGTCATCCAAGATTTGAGCTAATTCGACATG ATGTTACTGAGACACTGTTGCTGGAAGTTGATCAGATCTATCATCTTGCTTGTCCTGCTTCTCCAATTTTTTATAAGTACAATCCTGTTAAG ACAATAAAGACAAATGTTATTGGCACCTTAAACATGTTAGGGCTTGCTAAGAGGGTTGGAGCAAG AATCTTACTGACATCAACCTCGGAGGTTTACGGAGATCCAATTGAGCATCCTCAAAAGGAAGAATATTGGGGCAATGTTAATCCCATAG GTGTAAGGAGTTGCTACGATGAAGGAAAGCGTGTTGCAGAGACCTTGATGTTCGACTATCACAGGCAGCATGGCTTAG AAATTCGAATTGCTAGAATTTTCAATACATATGGACCACGCATGAACATTGATGATGGTCGAGTCGTTAGCAACTTCATTGCTCAGGCAATTCG GGGTGAGCCACTAACTGTGCAAGCACCGGGAACACAAACCCGTAGCTTCTGCTATGTTTCTGACATG GTTGATGGTCTTATTCGGCTGATGGATGGTGACCACACTGGTCCTATTAACATAGGCAACCCAG GCGAGTTCACGATGATGGAACTTGCAGAAGCAGTGAAAGAG TTAATCGATCCCAAAGTGCCTTTGAAGATCGTAGAGAACACGCCTGATGATCCACGGCAGAGGAAGCCAGACATCACAAAGGCGAATGAACTACTGGGATGGGAGCCCAAGATCACGTTGCGTGAGGGGCTACCTCTTATGGAGGAAGATTTCCGGCAGCGTCTGGGTGTTCCCAAGAAGCAAGCAAACTGA